The following proteins are co-located in the Dermochelys coriacea isolate rDerCor1 chromosome 4, rDerCor1.pri.v4, whole genome shotgun sequence genome:
- the LOC119854476 gene encoding uncharacterized protein LOC119854476 isoform X1 has translation MACSPLALRVVLWLQGHHLERSLGTWATCLCCTLRRVCNQMPKKKAVAPLSSLCLANVARHMQSVWVKDYSENYLDEFQFRYVMGPFNELAGCLVQDLLQLLAESRHLTRAALHLLLVPHLTALSLRSCPGLVSNAITQLVTVRCKNLYSLDLNGCSRVPTAALVDLLEGLPRLTKLGLAETQANTQVLAAVGSCCRRLRELDVSHCQKVTPDSLLHLAYDQTESALCCPTLRVLLAQGIEPKGHSQDLVRALAFVLLALPSLEFLANSHLREALCLIHTQQFSGTQGLPGFPSLEELARHRQGAQAAGGDPWLTLPLRRVEEVEEPFLATFCSVCPEVGEATMSLSDGPGTNWDSLAWSHLTQLAVHCTGHQGRVLAEMLPVAQGLGAQLQSLSLHGFSYGDEFSFCALLNCCPNLAAFSSHLSTPARPVQPANAVPNGEPAADLQDWELDLLHHPFPKLRQFSLGLASSCGPLPSRHATVLGSSLASLLSRSPNLETVALLSIPFSLDGIFQKVLAAPGAALRNLRELSLAESQVSSLTLHCLLALDNGLSSLNLAGCPAIHRRDYDQLLHTVRKERLELDIAWQ, from the exons CAACCAGATGCCCAAGAAGAAAGCTGTAGCACCACTGAGCAGCTTGTGCCTGGCCAACGTGGCCAGGCACATGCAGAGCGTGTGGGTGAAGGATTACAGCGAGAACTACCTCGACGAGTTCCAGTTCCGCTACGTCATGGGGCCCTTCAACGAGCTGG CCGGCTGCTTAGTCCAGGACCTGCTCCAGTTACTGGCTGAGAGTCGGCACCTGACGCGGGCCGCGCTCCATCTGCTGCTCGTGCCCCACCTGACGGCGCTGAGCCTGCGCTCCTGTCCAGGCCTGGTCAGCAACGCCATCACCCAGCTGGTCACAGTGCGGTGCAAG AACTTGTACTCCCTGGACCTCAACGGCTGCAGCCGGGTCCCGACAGCCGCGCTGGTGGACCTGCTGGAAGGCCTGCCACGTCTGACCAAGCTGGGCCTGGCGGAGACGCAGGCCAACACACAGGTGCTGGCAGCCGTGGGCTCCTGCTGCCGGCGCCTGCGGGAGCTGGATGTCTCGCACTGCCAGAAAGTGACGCCGGACTCCCTGCTGCACCTGGCCTACGATCAGACCGAGAGCGCCCTGTGCTGCCCCACACTGCgggtgctgctggcccaggggatAGAGCCCAAGGGCCACAGCCAGGACTTGGTCAGAGCCCTGGCCTTTGTGCTGCTGGCTCTGCCCAGCCTGGAgttcctggccaacagccacctcAGGGAGGCCCTGTGTCTCATTCACACTCAGCAGTTCAGTGGCACGCAGGGCTTGCCAGGATTCCCCTCGCTGGAGGAGCTGGCCCGGCACAGGCAGGGTGCCCAGGCAGCCGGGGGCGATCCCTGGCTCACGCTGCCGCTCAGGCGGGTGGAGGAAGTGGAGGAGCCCTTCCTCGCCACGTTCTGCTCTGTGTGCCCAGAGGTGGGGGAGGCGACCATGTCTCTCAGCGACGGCCCTGGCACCAACTGGGACAGCCTGGCCTGGAGCCACCTCACCCAGCTTGCCGTGCACTGCACAGGGCACCAGGGGCGGGTGCTGGCAGAGATGCTTCCCGTGGCTCAGggcctgggagcccagctgcagtcCCTCTCCCTCCACGGCTTCTCCTATGGTGACGAGTTTTCCTTCTGCGCCCTGCTGAACTGCTGCCCCAACCTCGCCGCCTTCAGCAGCCACCTGAGCACGCCCGCGAGGCCCGTGCAGCCAGCCAACGCTGTGCCCAATGGGGAGCCTGCCGCGGACCTGCAGGACTGGGAGCTGGACCTgctccaccaccccttccccaagctccGTCAATTCAGCTTGGGCCTGGCCAGCTCGTGTGGGCCACTCCCTTCCCGGCATGCCACTGTCCTGGGGTCGAGCCTGGCCTCCCTACTCAGCCGCTCCCCCAACCTGGAGACTGTGGCCCTGCTCAGCATCCCTTTCTCCCTGGATGGCATCTTCCAGAAGGTGCTGGCAGCTCCTGGCGCTGCCCTCCGCAATCTGCGAGAGCTGTCGCTGGCCGAGAGCCAGGTGTCCAGCCTGACCCTGCACTGCCTGCTGGCCTTGGACAATGGGCTCAGCTCCCTGAACCTGGCCGGCTGCCCAGCCATCCACCGCCGGGACTATGACCAGCTGCTCCACACCGTCAGGAAGGAGAGGCTGGAGCTGGACATTGCTTGGCAGTGA
- the LOC119854476 gene encoding uncharacterized protein LOC119854476 isoform X2, with protein MPKKKAVAPLSSLCLANVARHMQSVWVKDYSENYLDEFQFRYVMGPFNELAGCLVQDLLQLLAESRHLTRAALHLLLVPHLTALSLRSCPGLVSNAITQLVTVRCKNLYSLDLNGCSRVPTAALVDLLEGLPRLTKLGLAETQANTQVLAAVGSCCRRLRELDVSHCQKVTPDSLLHLAYDQTESALCCPTLRVLLAQGIEPKGHSQDLVRALAFVLLALPSLEFLANSHLREALCLIHTQQFSGTQGLPGFPSLEELARHRQGAQAAGGDPWLTLPLRRVEEVEEPFLATFCSVCPEVGEATMSLSDGPGTNWDSLAWSHLTQLAVHCTGHQGRVLAEMLPVAQGLGAQLQSLSLHGFSYGDEFSFCALLNCCPNLAAFSSHLSTPARPVQPANAVPNGEPAADLQDWELDLLHHPFPKLRQFSLGLASSCGPLPSRHATVLGSSLASLLSRSPNLETVALLSIPFSLDGIFQKVLAAPGAALRNLRELSLAESQVSSLTLHCLLALDNGLSSLNLAGCPAIHRRDYDQLLHTVRKERLELDIAWQ; from the exons ATGCCCAAGAAGAAAGCTGTAGCACCACTGAGCAGCTTGTGCCTGGCCAACGTGGCCAGGCACATGCAGAGCGTGTGGGTGAAGGATTACAGCGAGAACTACCTCGACGAGTTCCAGTTCCGCTACGTCATGGGGCCCTTCAACGAGCTGG CCGGCTGCTTAGTCCAGGACCTGCTCCAGTTACTGGCTGAGAGTCGGCACCTGACGCGGGCCGCGCTCCATCTGCTGCTCGTGCCCCACCTGACGGCGCTGAGCCTGCGCTCCTGTCCAGGCCTGGTCAGCAACGCCATCACCCAGCTGGTCACAGTGCGGTGCAAG AACTTGTACTCCCTGGACCTCAACGGCTGCAGCCGGGTCCCGACAGCCGCGCTGGTGGACCTGCTGGAAGGCCTGCCACGTCTGACCAAGCTGGGCCTGGCGGAGACGCAGGCCAACACACAGGTGCTGGCAGCCGTGGGCTCCTGCTGCCGGCGCCTGCGGGAGCTGGATGTCTCGCACTGCCAGAAAGTGACGCCGGACTCCCTGCTGCACCTGGCCTACGATCAGACCGAGAGCGCCCTGTGCTGCCCCACACTGCgggtgctgctggcccaggggatAGAGCCCAAGGGCCACAGCCAGGACTTGGTCAGAGCCCTGGCCTTTGTGCTGCTGGCTCTGCCCAGCCTGGAgttcctggccaacagccacctcAGGGAGGCCCTGTGTCTCATTCACACTCAGCAGTTCAGTGGCACGCAGGGCTTGCCAGGATTCCCCTCGCTGGAGGAGCTGGCCCGGCACAGGCAGGGTGCCCAGGCAGCCGGGGGCGATCCCTGGCTCACGCTGCCGCTCAGGCGGGTGGAGGAAGTGGAGGAGCCCTTCCTCGCCACGTTCTGCTCTGTGTGCCCAGAGGTGGGGGAGGCGACCATGTCTCTCAGCGACGGCCCTGGCACCAACTGGGACAGCCTGGCCTGGAGCCACCTCACCCAGCTTGCCGTGCACTGCACAGGGCACCAGGGGCGGGTGCTGGCAGAGATGCTTCCCGTGGCTCAGggcctgggagcccagctgcagtcCCTCTCCCTCCACGGCTTCTCCTATGGTGACGAGTTTTCCTTCTGCGCCCTGCTGAACTGCTGCCCCAACCTCGCCGCCTTCAGCAGCCACCTGAGCACGCCCGCGAGGCCCGTGCAGCCAGCCAACGCTGTGCCCAATGGGGAGCCTGCCGCGGACCTGCAGGACTGGGAGCTGGACCTgctccaccaccccttccccaagctccGTCAATTCAGCTTGGGCCTGGCCAGCTCGTGTGGGCCACTCCCTTCCCGGCATGCCACTGTCCTGGGGTCGAGCCTGGCCTCCCTACTCAGCCGCTCCCCCAACCTGGAGACTGTGGCCCTGCTCAGCATCCCTTTCTCCCTGGATGGCATCTTCCAGAAGGTGCTGGCAGCTCCTGGCGCTGCCCTCCGCAATCTGCGAGAGCTGTCGCTGGCCGAGAGCCAGGTGTCCAGCCTGACCCTGCACTGCCTGCTGGCCTTGGACAATGGGCTCAGCTCCCTGAACCTGGCCGGCTGCCCAGCCATCCACCGCCGGGACTATGACCAGCTGCTCCACACCGTCAGGAAGGAGAGGCTGGAGCTGGACATTGCTTGGCAGTGA